One Rhododendron vialii isolate Sample 1 chromosome 2a, ASM3025357v1 genomic region harbors:
- the LOC131318043 gene encoding F-box protein CPR1-like has translation MLERGILIGEGTFLNGALHWTWWTLPNEIIGSLDLVKETYGQVLPPLSFEQEVLPPVYRDDNYTHQNLLAILDGCLCIVCNCGCAINVWVMKQYGVRESWTKLFSIRTIPPVSHQYWDVPHSTVFCILKNGGVLMDIGNCSLVRYNPNRTISSPTIHNSQDCFSAYPYVESLVSPDIDVDSGIQWKHQDQN, from the exons ATGTTGGAACGCGGGATCCTGATAGGGGAAg GGACATTTTTGAACGGGGCCCTCCATTGGACTTGGTGGACCTTGCCGAATGAGATCATTGGTTCTCTTGATTTGGTGAAGGAGACGTATGGACAAGTTTTGCCACCTCTTTCTTTTGAACAGGAAGTTTTGCCACCTGTGTATCGAGATGATAATTATACGCATCAGAATTTGTTGGCTATTTTGGACGGATGCCTTTGTATTGTCTGTAACTGTGGTTGTGCTATCAATGTATGGGTAATGAAACAATACGGTGTTAGAGAGTCTTGGACCAAGTTGTTTTCTATACGGACCATACCCCCTGTGTCACATCAATATTGGGATGTTCCCCACTCCACAGTATTTTGCATTTTGAAGAATGGTGGAGTTTTAATGGATATTGGTAACTGCAGTTTAGTTCGGTACAATCCTAATCGCACAATTAGTAGTCCTACGATTCATAATTCACAAGACTGTTTTAGTGCGTATCCCTACGTTGAGAGCCTAGTCTCGCCTGACATTGATGTTGACAGTGGGATTCAATGGAAACACCAAGACCAAAACTAA
- the LOC131317032 gene encoding F-box/kelch-repeat protein At3g23880-like, translating into MENFPDLPNLPFEIIIEILLRLPVKSLLRFRCVSKSWCSLISQPRFAETHLGLASKDTSYAHHRLIIPDGYPYTDVKSCSLYSILNEHSDTAVELDCPSTLPDYRLRFWGGRDGLVCISTESGVLIWNPSTRKSKRLPDVVTRDPDKGSYGFGYDESADDYKVVGFFGDNEVNVYSSRTDSWRRIGDFPHSLPAYNSGTFVNGALHWLSWTFPTLPTDIIPSLDLVKETYEEVLQPLFFEQEVLPSVFQGDYTHQILLAVLDGCLCIVRNRGRAIDVWAMKECGVRESWTKLFSIPTSMRHNWVVPFSTVLCILKNGEVLLYTGNYNLDRYNPNGTISSPTIHNSPNCFDASNCFDAYPYIDAYPYIESLVSPDFDADRSERGGAIPVIEIAYVGSLCGAEDSLYVTNLECIDC; encoded by the coding sequence ATGGAGAATTTTCCCGACCTGCCGAACCTCCCGTTCGAAATCATCATTGAAATACTTTTGAGGCTTCCGGTCAAGTCTCTGTTGCGATTCAGGTGCGTTTCCAAATCATGGTGTTCGTTGATTTCTCAACCCAGATTCGCAGAGACCCATCTCGGTTTGGCATCTAAGGACACTAGTTATGCCCACCATAGACTAATTATACCCGATGGGTATCCCTATACCGATGTCAAGTCATGCTCTCTTTACTCCATTTTGAATGAGCATTCCGATACCGCTGTGGAGCTGGATTGCCCTTCGACTTTACCGGATTATAGGCTGAGGTTTTGGGGTGGCCGTGATGGTTTAGTGTGCATCTCAACTGAAAGCGGAGTACTTATATGGAACCCGTCTACTAGGAAATCCAAGAGATTGCCGGATGTTGTAACGCGGGACCCTGATAAGGGGagttatggttttggttatgacGAGTCTGCTGATGATTACAAGGTGGTGGGATTCTTTGGTGATAACGAAGTGAATGTGTATTCATCGAGGACTGATTCGTGGAGAAGGATTGGAGACTTTCCTCATTCTCTTCCTGCATATAATTCAGGGACATTTGTGAACGGGGCCCTCCATTGGCTTTCGTGGACCTTCCCGACCTTGCCTACGGATATCATTCCTTCTCTTGATTTGGTGAAGGAGACGTATGAAGAAGTTTTGCaacctcttttttttgaacaggaaGTTTTGCCATCTGTGTTTCAAGGTGATTATACGCATCAGATTTTGTTGGCTGTTTTGGACGGGTGCCTTTGTATTGTCCGTAACCGTGGTCGTGCTATTGATGTATGGGCAATGAAAGAATGCGGTGTCAGAGAGTCTTGGACCAAGTTGTTTTCTATACCGACGTCCATGCGTCACAATTGGGTTGTTCCCTTCTCCACAGTATTGTGCATTTTGAAGAATGGTGAAGTTCTACTGTATACTGGTAACTACAATTTAGATCGGTACAATCCTAATGGCACAATTAGTAGTCCCACGATTCATAATTCTCCAAACTGTTTTGATGCATCAAACTGTTTTGATGCATATCCCTACATTGATGCATATCCCTACATTGAGAGCCTAGTCTCGCCTGACTTTGATGCTGACA